The Salegentibacter sp. Hel_I_6 region ATAGACCTTATTATTATGGGAGCTTCAGGAAAAAATACCTCGAATATTCAGGGTTTGGGGGGCAACACATGTAATGTAGTAAAAAAGGTAAAATGCCCGGTTTTGGTAGTTCCCAATTGTGATTTTAAGCAATGGCAGAATTTATATCTGCCTCTAGATCTACGTTTCCCGGTTAATGCGGAAGCTCTGCAATTACTACAGAAATTGCCAATTTCCTCTGATGTTGCTTTAAAGGTTTGGGAATTTGATTTAAATAACTCGGGCTCAAAAGCAGCAGATTTTAAATTACCAACTTATAAGCTTAGCCGGCAAACGCTTACTGAGGAATCAGATTTTTTAGATAAATTCTGGCCAGAAGCAAATGCAAAAGCCAATCTTATCGTATTTTTTGCCCGTCAACTTCATATTTCAGAAAAGCTTTTAAATCGGCTTTCGGCTTCAGAAACCAGGAAGCAGGAACTTCCTGTGCTTATACTACACGATTAAACTTATAAAGTTTGGTTAAAGTTTGCTTCAAGCCTATTAAAATTAGCTCTTTAAGCGATTGTGACTTTGCTAAATTTACCAGAAATCCTTATGTTTAGAAATGATAGGGAAAGCTGTATTATGCTTTCTATTCAGAAGAAAACTTAATCAAATTTAAATAAAATATTATGACTAAAGACGAAGTATTAAATAGACTTAAAGATGGTAATGGGCGTTTTACTGCCGATAATAAAGAGGGAAAATTACAGGATAAATCCCGAAGGGAAGAACTAACCAAAGGGCAATCACCTTATGCAATTGTTCTAAGCTGTGCCGATAGCCGTGTGGTGCCAGAGCTTGCTTTTGATTCTGGTCTGGGCGAATTATTTACCGTGCGTGTAGCTGGAAATATTGCCAACAGTTCTTCTATAGCAAGTATGGAATATGCTGTGGCGCATTTAGGAACTGAAATTATTGTAGTGATGGGACACGAAAGTTGTGGTGCTGTTACTGCTGCTATGAATGGTGGTGATAACGGGTATAACCTAAATCACCTTGTTTCTCACATTGCACCAGCCATTGCAGCTTCAGGTAAAGATGCTCATGTAAATGATGTTGTAAAGAAAAATGCACAACTAACTGCAGAAGAGCTTAAAACGCGTTCTACAATAATTAGAGAAGCCGCTGATAGTGGTAAAGTGAAAATTGTAGCAGCCTATTATAACTTAGATTCAGGAAAAGTAGATTTTCTATAAATCGAAATATATTTCAAAAGCCCTAAAGGTATTTGCTTTTAGGGCTTTTTTTATGTTCAGTTTTCTGAAATTGGGATCTAAAAAGTTCTAATTTCTTCATTCTGAACTTGTTTCAGGATCTAGGGTTTCCATTTGTGACAAATTGTATTCTGAAACAATTTCAGGATGAGGTTTTAAAATCTTAAAGAGAGCTACTTTTATTTATTTTTTCTCTCTCCTGGAAAATCTTCAAATACAAATGCGAAGACATTTTACGAGCATTATTTTTAGCCCGGTTTGCCAGTTCACCTGCGTATAATTCATCTATAGTTTCAAACCAAAGATTTAACCAGACCCCAAAGTGATAGGAGGAAATTTGCTGGTTATTTTCCTGGTCTACTTTTAAGTGCACCTTCTGCGGGTTTCCCTTATAAAGAGCTTTTAAAAAGAGATTACTTTCCCAGAAATCGGTTAACTTCTCGATATGTGCATGCCAATCGTGTATAACCTCATTAAAAAAATGACCAATTTCAGGATTCTGCCTTACTTTTTTATAAAATCCCGAAACCAGTAAAAAAACATCTTCCCGGGTTTTAATATCATTTTTCATAGAAAGGCTTTAAAAAATGTTTACAAGGATAAAGATAGAAGATACAGCAAGGCTAAGCAAAAGTGCATTAAAAACGATCTTTGGTTTAAACTGGGCTAAAATTACCGTATTAAATCCCATACAGGCAACAACTACAACAAAGAGTTGAAACATATCTACAAAGCTATGACCATTCATTAAAATTAGCATAGCAGCCACAGATCCTAGACAACTGGAAGCGATGATCCCCATTGCAGAATATCCTAAACTCATCTCTTCAAAATCTGCCAATAAAGTCTTGTAAAGTTTCATGATTTTTAGTTTTAAATTCTGAAGTAAAATTATCTAAATCACACAGCACATCTTATGATTAGAGTCATATATGAAGAAATTTAAGCATAAAAAAAGCCGAAAAAATCGGCTTCATGATTTTTAAAATTTAAGAGGGGAATTAAGTTTGAATATTCAGGTTGAAATTAATTTCAATTTCTTCATCCAAAACAATTAAACCAAATATTTTACTGGGAGCTTCCAGGTTAAAGTCTTTAATATTTAGCTGAAGTTTACCATCAAAGCAAAGTAATTTATCTCTGGTGATCTCCACCGGGAATTTATAGTCTTTGTCTATTCCGGCAATATTAAAAGTTAAGGTAACCAGGGCGTTTCCATCCCGGCTCATATCTATTTTTTTAAGTTTCAACAGAATTTCGGGATGTTTTTCAGACTTTAAGAGATCGTGAAAATCTTTGTTTATTTTCCGGTTTCCGCAGTCAAAATTGGCATTTTCAAGAGGTAGAATGCTGTTTTTGAAATTCAGAATATCTCCGTTTTCAGAATAATGAACCTTAAAGCTTTGATCTTTAAAATAAATGGTATTAAAATCACATTCAAAGTCGTTGATGTTGGTAGTGCCAGAAATACTAAGATTGCTATTGGGTAAAATGGCGATCTCCCTGGTTTCAAAACTGGATTGGGCTATACCTGAAACAGCAAAACATAATGCGAAGAAAAATAGGAAATAAGTTTTCATCCTGATTAATTTAAGGAGCATTTTTATAAATATAAAAAATCATAATTTGATTGTGAAACTGCTGAAAACAGGAAATAAAAAGCCCCGGCGAATCTCTTGGGAGATAGCATCCGGGGCTCAACATTCAACTTAAAAACTAATCGCTGCTTCTAGCATAAGTCCGTTGAATTGTCCCTCGTGGAAAATAGTTTCGGGATTAAATCCATTATATTGTTGATTCACATATTCCACTTTTGCAAGAATATTTTTAGTCATAAACCAACCTGCACTTAGCTGCATTCTGGAAAGATCTATATCGTTTCCATTAGCTTCTTCGCCTTCTACAGTGTTATATCTACCACCTATGTAGAAATTTTCATCCTGGCCAAATCTGTATATAAGTTCTCCCGCAAGTTGAGTGAATGATCTTGTGTCAGTTTCTGTTGAACGTTTACCACTAGAGTGCTCTACTGTTCCAAAGAATTCCAGACCACCATACTTTAAGAATGGGTTAATCATAAAAGCTGTAACCTCATTTCCAAAGTTAGGGTTGTATCTACCAGATCTAAAGTTACCTACTGCAGAAGCTTCTGGGTTTTCCATCACTAAATAGTATCTTGAACCCGCACGGTCTGCGCTGTAGAGGTAAGAAGTAGCAACCTGATTGGTGTGATAAACCGATCCTGTTAATCTAAATCTTAAATCATCGGCACCAATAAATGGTTGATTGTCATATCCCAATTTTGCCAACCATGAAACTCCGGAAGCATCTGGGTTAGTTACAGACTGGTTTAATTTACCATTGGTAGCTCCAAGCATCCCGATAAATCCTCTATCACGGTAGTACACTTCAGCACCAACTTCAGTAGTGAAAGCATCCATAATTA contains the following coding sequences:
- a CDS encoding universal stress protein, whose translation is MNVLILTDFSAQAYNAARYALNSTSGSSNFYVLHAATGEAVKMNETLSKFVAELENETAAKGHSFTALPFADNLINATRKAVSEKRIDLIIMGASGKNTSNIQGLGGNTCNVVKKVKCPVLVVPNCDFKQWQNLYLPLDLRFPVNAEALQLLQKLPISSDVALKVWEFDLNNSGSKAADFKLPTYKLSRQTLTEESDFLDKFWPEANAKANLIVFFARQLHISEKLLNRLSASETRKQELPVLILHD
- a CDS encoding carbonic anhydrase; this translates as MTKDEVLNRLKDGNGRFTADNKEGKLQDKSRREELTKGQSPYAIVLSCADSRVVPELAFDSGLGELFTVRVAGNIANSSSIASMEYAVAHLGTEIIVVMGHESCGAVTAAMNGGDNGYNLNHLVSHIAPAIAASGKDAHVNDVVKKNAQLTAEELKTRSTIIREAADSGKVKIVAAYYNLDSGKVDFL
- a CDS encoding group III truncated hemoglobin, which translates into the protein MKNDIKTREDVFLLVSGFYKKVRQNPEIGHFFNEVIHDWHAHIEKLTDFWESNLFLKALYKGNPQKVHLKVDQENNQQISSYHFGVWLNLWFETIDELYAGELANRAKNNARKMSSHLYLKIFQEREKINKSSSL
- a CDS encoding YceI family protein; protein product: MKTYFLFFFALCFAVSGIAQSSFETREIAILPNSNLSISGTTNINDFECDFNTIYFKDQSFKVHYSENGDILNFKNSILPLENANFDCGNRKINKDFHDLLKSEKHPEILLKLKKIDMSRDGNALVTLTFNIAGIDKDYKFPVEITRDKLLCFDGKLQLNIKDFNLEAPSKIFGLIVLDEEIEINFNLNIQT